Proteins encoded in a region of the Raphanus sativus cultivar WK10039 chromosome 8, ASM80110v3, whole genome shotgun sequence genome:
- the LOC108821583 gene encoding uncharacterized protein LOC108821583: MSRNMKKTSMWKLMVKSMRLIPTMLKLMLKSRSPNKLKEKRGRGKKEQEEDEMQKEVEVQKPVQKNKKKLMLKSRSLCKSQNMDLKLYKWIRNANCWTLVERNM; the protein is encoded by the exons ATGAG CCGCAACATGAAGAAAACGAGCATGTGGAAGCTGATGGTGAAGTCAATGAG ACTAATTCCAACAATGTTGAAGTTGATGCTGAAGTCAAGAAGCCCGAACAAGTTAAAGGAAAAACGAGGAAGAGGGAAAAAG gaacaagaagaagatgaaatgcAGAAGGAAGTTGAGGTCCAGAAGCCTGTTCAAAAG aacaagaagaagctgatgtTGAAGTCGAGAAGCCTCTGCAAAAG CCAAAACATGGATCTGAAACTATACAAGTGGATCAGAAATGCAAACTGCTGGACATTGGTGGAAAGAAACATGTAG
- the LOC108819539 gene encoding uncharacterized protein LOC108819539 codes for MAVTMKHMSLIVSLFGVLSFLLGVIAENKKPASGTPINGKGVVICKYPSDPTVALGYLSAAFLLASTVAGYKSLFMSYKGKSVPNSVLFKSTSFSVFFNIALITSGLALSLLLWPTITEQLHLTRNVHRNLETACPTAKTGLLGGGAFVSLDSCLFWLVALMLADNAREDHFDETENRNFNGNSSSRDVSLKIDA; via the exons ATGGCGGTTACTATGAAGCATATGTCGTTGATCGTCTCTTTGTTTGGCGTATTGTCCTTCCTTCTTGGAGTCATCGCTGAGAACAAGAAG CCTGCATCTGGGACTCCAATTAACGGAAAGGGTGTGGTTATCTGCAAATATCCATCTGATCCAACTGTTGCCTTGGGTTACCTTTCTGCTGCCTTCCTCCTTGCCTCCACCGTAGCTGGATACAAATCCCTCTTCATGTCTTACAAGGGAAAGTCTGTTCCCAACTCCGTCTTGTTCAAAAGCACCAGCTTCTCCGTCTTCTTCAACATTGCCTT GATTACATCTGGACTGGCACTGTCCCTGTTGCTATGGCCAACCATTACAGAGCAGCTTCACTTGACGCGTAATGTTCATCGGAACTTAGAGACCGCTTGCCCCACGGCTAAGACTGGTCTGCTTGGTGGAGGTGCCTTCGTGTCATTAGACTCGTGCCTtttctggttggtcgctctgaTGCTCGCTGATAACGCACGTGAAGACCATTTTGATGAAACTGAGAATAGGAACTTCAATGGGAACTCTTCCTCTAGGGATGTTAGTCTCAAGATTGATGCTTGA